Part of the Sinorhizobium sp. BG8 genome, CTTGTTTCTCCCGCAACGGATGGCATCCTCTCGACGGCACCGGAGCGTCGGGATATCGGGATCAAGCGCCGCTATGCCGCCGAACGCCGGTTCCGTTTCTATGGTCTCGCTGCCACCTGCTTCGGAATCGTGTTCCTCTTCGTGTTGCTCTGGACGGTGGTGAGCAAGGGCTACACCGCGTTCCTGCAGACCGAACTGACCTTGCCCGTCGAGTTCTCCGAGAAGGTGATCGATCCGAGCGGCAAGCGCACGACGGATCCGAAGGTCCTCGTGACCGCGAACTATCCCGTTCTCGTCCGTGACGCCCTGATCGAGAAACTGGGTGTCGATCCGAAGAACAGGGCGCTCGCGAAACAGGTGAGCGGCATGGTGTCCGACTCCGCTCGCGTCCGGCTTCGCGACATGGTGGTGGCCGATCCTTCGATCATCGGCAAGACGGTGGACGTCACCGTTCTGGCCAGTGCGAACATCGACTCCGCCTTCAAGGGTCAGATTGATCTTGGCGTTGCCGAGTCCAATCGCAAGGTTTCCGACCAGCAGGTCACCTGGATAAACCAGCTTGCAGCCGACGGTGTTCTGTCCAAGGGCTTCAATACGGGCCTCTTCACCTCCGGTAACTCCAGCCGTCCTGAGGCGGCCGGTCTCGGTGTGGCGCTCGTAGGGTCGCTGTATCTCATGGGCATCGTGCTGGTGCTGTCCCTGCCGATCGGTGTCGCCGCTTCCATCTACCTCGAAGAGTTCGCTCCCAAGAACCGGCTTACTGATCTCATCGAGGTGAACATCAACAATCTCGCGGCCGTTCCCTCGATCGTCTACGGTCTCCTGGGCCTCGCGGTGTTTATCAATTTCGCCGGCCTGCCGCGTTCCGCACCGCTCGTCGGGGGGCTGGTCCTCACGCTGATGACGCTCCCCACCATCATCATCGCCACCCGTGCGGCCCTTCGCGCGGTTCCGCCTTCGATCCGCGCCGCGGCTCTGGGGCTCGGCGCATCGAAGATGCAGACGGTGTTCCATCACGTCCTGCCGCTCGCCATGCCTGGCGTTCTGACGGGAACGATCATCGGTCTCGCCCACGCCCTGGGTGAAACTGCACCGCTCCTCCTCATCGGCATGGTGGCTTTCGTTGCCAACGTTCCGACGACGCCGCTCGATCCTTCGACGGCCCTGCCGGTGCAGATCTACATGTGGGCCAACGAGGCCGAACGTGCCTTCGTAGAGCGGACTTCGGGTGCCATCATCGTGCTCCTGCTGTTCCTCGTCGTAATGAACCTCGGCGCAATTCTCCTGCGCCGCCGCTTTGAACGCCGCTGGTAGTAGGATGGCCAACATGAATATGATGACGGAAGCTGCAGTGGAACAGGTATTGGAAGCGAAGATGAATGCTGTGCCCTACAAGATGGTCGGCAAGGACGTATCGGTCTACTACGGCGACAAGCGCGCGCTGTTCGACGTCAACCTGAACATCCGCGAGAATACGGTCACGGCGTTGATCGGTCCGTCGGGCTGCGGCAAGTCGACCTTCCTGCGGACCCTGAACCGCATGAACGACACGATCGACAACTGCCGCGTCACCGGCAGGATCACTCTCGACACCGACGATATCTACGATCCCGCGATCGACGTGGTGGAACTGCGTGCCCGTGTCGGCATGGTGTTCCAGAAGCCGAACCCGTTCCCGAAGTCGATCTACGAGAACGTCTCCTACGGTCCCCGCATCCATGGTCTCGCCCGCAACAAGGCGGACATGGATCACATCGTCGAGACCAGCCTGCAGAAGGCGGGTCTCTGGAACGAGGTCAAGGACCGTCTCCATGAGCCTGGCACCGGTCTTTCCGGTGGCCAGCAGCAGCGCCTCTGCATCGCGCGCGCCGTCGCCGTCAGCCCGGAAGTGATCCTGATGGACGAACCGTGCTCGGCGCTCGACCCGATCGCCACGGCAAAGGTCGAGGAACTGATCCACGAGCTTCGGGCGAACTTCACCATCGTCATCGTTACCCATTCGATGCAGCAGGCCGCCCGCGTCTCCCAGCGCACTGCAATGTTCCACCTCGGCAATCTCGTCGAGGAGAACGACACCGACAAGATGTTCACCAATCCCGATGACCAGCGCACCCAGGACTACATCATGGGCCGTTTCGGCTAACCGGCGGATCATCCGAGCAGAACATTTGCCCTCGAGGAACCGAACATGTCTCATACCCATATCGTGACAGCCTTCGACGAAGAGCTGAAATACCTGGCGCGCCGAATTTCGGAAATGGGCGGTCTTGCCGAACAGATGGTCGCGGACTCGGTCCGCGCCCTGGTCAATTCGGATCTGGCCCTGGCACAGAAGGTCATCTCGGACGATATCGTCCTCGATGATGCCGAGCGCCAGATCGGCGAGAAGGCAATCGTCACGATCGCCCGTCGGCAGCCGGTTGCCGCCGACCTCCGCGAGATCATGGGATCCATCCGGATCGCCGCCGATCTCGAGCGCGTGGGCGATCTAGGCAAGAACAACGCCAAGCGCGTTATCGCCGTCGCCGGCTCCGGCATCCCGCGCAAGCTCGCGCGTGGTCTCGAGCATCTGGCGGAACTTGCCCTGGTGCAGCTCAAGGAGGTCCTCGACGTCTACGCCTCCCGCTCGCCGGAAAAGGCGAGAAGCATCCGGGAACGTGACGAGGAAATCGACGCGATCTACACGTCGCTCTTCCGCGAGCTCCTGACCTACATGATGGAAGATCCGCGCAACATCACGCCGTGCACGCACCTCCTGTTCTGCGCGAAGAACATCGAGCGCATCGGCGACCACGCGACCAACATCGCCGAGACGATCTACTACATGACGACCGGATCCCAGCCGGAAGGCGAACGTCCGAAGGATGACCATACCGCCTCGGTTGGGGCGATCAACGAATGACCATTCTGGTCTCCCGGGCCAAGCCCGGAAAGGCAGGAAGGATTGCTGAATGATACCCAGAATTGCAGTTGTTGAAGACGAGGAGGCGCTGAGCGTCCTGCTGCGCTACAATCTCGAGGCCGAGGGCTTCGAGGTTGATACGATCCTTCGCGGGGACGAGGCGGAAATCCGCCTTCAGGAACGTCAGCCCGACCTCCTCATCCTCGATTGGATGCTGCCCGGGGTTTCAGGCATCGAGCTGTGCCGGCGCCTGCGCCAGCGGTCGGAAACCGAACGGCTGCCGATCATCATGCTGACGGCACGCGGCGAGGAAAGCGAACGCGTGCGTGGCCTCGCCACCGGCGCCGACGACTACGTGGTCAAGCCCTTCTCGACGCCGGAACTGATGGCCCGGGTCAAGGCGATGCTGCGGCGCGCGCGCCCGGAGGTCGTCTCGACGCTCCTGCGCTGCGGGGATATCGAGCTCGACAGGGAAACCCATCGCGTGCATCGAAAGGCACGGGAGGTGCGGCTCGGCCCGACCGAATTCCGTCTTCTGGAGTTCCTGATGGTGGCGCCAGGGCGCGTGTTCTCCCGTTCCCAGCTCCTCGACGGCGTCTGGGGCCACGACATCTATGTCGATGAGCGCACCGTCGACGTCCACGTCGGCCGCCTGCGCAAGGCACTGAACTTCTCCAACATGCAGGACGTAATCCGGACTGTCCGCGGCGCGGGATATTCGCTCGAGGCCTGAATGCGGCAGGAGCACTGCCCGGTTCCGATTGAGAACGAGGATTTCGTCATCTGAAATGAAAAACGGGCCCGATCGGGCCCGTTTTTCGTTTGATGCGGAAGGAACTCAGCGCGCTCTGCGGCGATCTGCCGAAGGCTGGTAGGCCAGCCGCTGATGGTAGTTGCAATAGGGCGAGTTGTCCGGGGAGTCGTTGCCGCAGAAGTGGAACTCCTCCTTCAGCGGATCGCCGATCGGCCACTTGCAGGTGCGCTCGGTGAGTTCCGTCAGTTCGAGGCGCCGGGACATCGGCACCACGACGTTGCCGGCCGGAACGATTTCCTGCTCGATGTCGAAGTCGACCTCGATCTCTTCCTTGATGACGGTGGCGCCTGCCGGGCGGGCAACCGTGCGCGTCGTCACGCGTGCCGCATAGTTCGGTGCCCGCGGGGCGGATGTCGGACGCTTCGGCCGTGCCGCGGTCGGCGTGCCGCCCGATTTCGCCCGGCCCGGGAGATTGAGCCGATGGACCTTGCCGATGACGGCATTGCGGCTGACCCCGCCGAGCTGTGCGGCGATCTGGCTCGCGCTCAGCCCCTCCGACCATAGCTTCTTGAGTCTCTCGACCCTCTCGTCTGTCCAATTCATGGTCTCGTCTCCGTTTCGGCGCCGGTGAGTGAAGAATCCCTCCCCGCTGCTCCGGACGAATCCGGAACATGGGCGCGTTAACACTGTTGGTGACTAGTTCCGCCGCATGCAGTCTAGCAATTGATTAACAAACTAAAGGTAGGGGGACTCTGTGACAAGAGTCGCGGGAATCCAGCCGAATCGATTTCTGGGTTTTCCCCAACTTGCTGGTCGAGTGTGACTCACTTGCGACACCTGTTAGGAGCTCCGTGAATCCTCACGTTGCGGCATGTTCAGCGAGATTTAGGGCGTGCGTTTTGTTGACATGAAGGTTTGAAATGTCGATAGTGCGCCCCGCCGCCGCGAGGCGGCGTTTTGATTTTTCCGGGCCTTGAGTTTCCGGGCCGGGGAACGTCAAGCACCATATATATGATTTTCGCCGATTGTGCAGGAGACACGCGCCATGGCAGAGGCCACGCCGCTTTATGACACCTATTCGCGTGCACCCTTGAGGTTCGTGCGCGGCGAGGGGGTGTGGCTGATCGCGGAAGATGGCACGCGCTATCTCGATTTTGCTGCAGGCGTCGCGGTCAATTCACTGGGTCACGCACATCCTCATCTGGTGGATGCCCTCAAGTCGCAGGCCGACAAGGTCTGGCATCTTTCCAACCTTTATGAGGTTCCCGGTCAGGAAACCCTCGGTACGCGCCTGACGGAAGCGACCTTCGCCGACAAGGTGTTCTTCACCAATTCGGGCGCAGAGGCGCTGGAATGCGCGATCAAGACCGCGCGGCGCTACCATTTTTCCAAGGGGCATCCCGGGAAGTTCCACATCATCACCTTTGAAGGGGCGTTCCACGGCCGTACGCTTGCCACCATCGCAGCCGGCGGACAGGAAAAGTATCTTGAGGGCTTCGGGCCCAAGGCGCCCGGCTTCTATCAGGTTCCCTTCGGCGATCTTTCTGCGCTCAAGAGCGCTATCACGGAAGAGACGGCTGCAATCCTTATTGAGCCCGTCCAGGGCGAGGGCGGCATTCGCACGGTGCCCAAGGAGTTCCTGCAGGAGCTGCGCGCTCTGTGCGACGAATACGGCCTGCTGCTGATCCTCGACGAAGTCCAGTGTGGCGTCGGTCGCACGGGTAAGCTCTTCGCTCACGAGTGGGCAGGCATCACGCCTGATATCATGGCGGTCGCAAAGGGTATCGGCGGTGGTTTCCCGCTCGGCGCTTGCCTCGCGACGTCCGAGGCTGCTTCTGGTATGATTGCCGGCACTCACGGTTCCACCTATGGCGGAAACCCGCTCGCGATGGCCGTCGGTAATGCGGTTCTCGATGTCGTTCTCGCCGAGGGCTTCCTCGAACAGGTCCGTGACGTCGCCCTGGTGTTCCGCCAGGGACTTGCTTCGCTCAAGGACCGCTTCCCGAACGTTATCGAGGAAATCCGTGGCGAGGGGCTGATGCTCGGCATCAAGGCCAAGATCCCCGCGGGTGATCTCTTGAAGGCAGTCCGCGCGGAGCACCTCCTTGCGGTGCCGGCAGGCGACAACGTGCTTCGCCTGCTTCCGCCGCTGGTTACGACCGCGGAAGAGGCACGCGAAGGTCTCGCGCGGATCGAACGGGCGGCAGAACACCTCAGCGCGGCATGACTTGTGCCGGAACCTCCGGCCGATGAAATGACAGGACAGTGAAATGGCAGGCACAAAGCATTTTCTCGACCTTTCAGCCATGACGGCCGGCGACCTGCGCGTCATCATCGATGATGCGCGCCTGCGAAAGGTTGCGACGAAGGCCGGAACGGCGGAGAAGCCGCTCGCCGGCAAGATGCTTGCCATGATCTTCGAGAAGCCGTCGACGCGTACCCGTGTTTCGTTCGACGTCGGCATGCGCCAGCTCGGCGGTGAGACGCTTTTCCTCTCGGGAACCGAGATGCAGCTCGGCCGCGCCGAAACCATTGGAGACACCGCCAAGGTGCTTTCGCGCTACGTCGATGCGATCATGATCCGGACCACCGATCATACCCGTCTGCTGGAACTTGCCGAACATGCGACCGTGCCGGTCATAAACGGCCTCACAGACAGCACCCACCCCTGCCAGATCATGGCCGATATCCTTACCTTCGAGGAGCATCTTGGGCCGGTGCAGGGGCGAACGATCGCCTGGACAGGGGACGGCAACAACGTGCTCCACTCCTTCGTGGAAGGCTCGGCTCGCTTCGGCTACCGCATGAACATGGCGGTGCCCCTTGGCTCTGAGCCGGATGACAGGATCCTGAACTGGGCCCGCAACAATGGCGGCGAGATCATGCTGTGCCATGATGCCGACAATGCGGTTGTCGGTGCGGATTGCGTCGTGACGGACACCTGGGTCTCCATGAACCAGGAACACCGCGCGCGCGGCCACAATGTCTTCCAGCCCTTCCAGGTCAATGAGGCCCTGATGGCGAAGGCCAACAAGGATGCTCTCTTCATGCATTGCCTGCCCGCCCACCGCGGTGAAGAGGTAACGAACGAGGTCATCGACGGCCCGCAGTCGGTGGTCTTCGACGAAGCCGAGAACAGGCTCCATGCGCAGAAGTCGATCCTCGCCTGGTGCCTCGGCGTCATCTGAAAGCGCCCTCTGCCGGCCATTGAAATTGCCGGTTCGAGAAACGATCTAACAGCCACGAACGGCGCCGTTGGGGCGCCATCTATGGTGCTTGCCGTCCCGGTATGAAATTATCGGCGGGACGAAAGGCGCGGAATCAGACAAATCTCGCGGGTGGCGGGCTGCAGGCCAATGGCTTTGCACTGTGGCCCGCGGCATGCAAGGAGCGGAATGATGACCCAGCCAGCCCCCAGACTTGGCGAACTCGGTTTTGCCGGCGACGACCACGTCGTCCCTTTTCAGATTGAAGGCCTCGATGTCCGCGGACGGGCGGTGCAGCTCGGACCGATGCTCGACACGATCCTGGCGCGTCACAATTACCCTGCTCCGGTCGCCCGGCTTCTCGCCGAAGCGATCGTGCTCACTGTTCTCCTTGGCACATCGCTGAAGTTCGAGGGCAAACTGATCGTCCAGACCAAGGGCGACGGACCTGTCGACCTGCTTGTCGCCGATTTCTCGAGCCCGGAGAATGTGCGTGCCTATGCCCGCTTCGATACCGACGCTCTGGACGCTGCAGTGAAGGCGGGAGAGACCGAACCGCACCAGCTCCTCGGCAAGGGCGTGCTCGCCTTTACCATCGACCAGGGCGCACACATGCAGCGCTATCAGGGTATCGTTCCGCTCGACGGCCACACGCTCGAGGAGATCGCGGGGGTGTACTTCCGGCAGTCGGAACAGATCCCGACCAAGGTACGGCTCGGCGTCGGCGAGCTACTCGATCGCGACGAGCAAGGCAGGCCGCGACATCGCTGGCGGGCCGGCGGCATGGTAGCGCAGTTCCTGCCCCAGGCGCCCGAGCGCATGCGACAGGCAGACCTGCCCGGTGGCGACGGAGAGGAAGTCGGCCACAAGATCGACGACGACGACAACTGGGCGGAAGCCAAGACGATGGTCGAGACGATCGATCCCGACGAACTGACCGATCCGACCGTCGGCACCGAGCGGCTGCTTTTCCGTCTTTTCCACGAGCGCGGCGTGAGGGTCTACCCGCCTCAGCAGGTGTTCGATCGCTGCTCCTGCTCGCGCGAAAAGCTGAAGGGAGTTCTTGCCGGTCTCAGCCGCGACGAGATCGAGCACAGCGCAGTCGATGGCGAAATCGCCGTCACCTGCGAGTTCTGCTCGACGACCTACCGGTTTGAAGCTGCCGAGGTGCTGCCGCAATAGGGGTGGGGTGCTGCCCGGATACGGGCAGCCCATCCTTGGGGTGGCTACATGCTTGTGCCTTGGGGGATCCGAGGCCTGATGCGATCCGGAGATATGAGCGGGTCGAAGCTGGCTCTCCCTCCGGGTTGCGCAATTCTCAGTTCAGGACGCGAATCTGGCCGGGGGTATCGAGCGAGAAGGCGGGAATGGCCACGTTGAAGGTCTCTCCGCCGTCGGTTTCCATCTCGTAGTGGCCGAACATTACGCCTGAGGGCGTGTCGAGTGGGCATCCCGAAGAGTACTCGTAAGTGTCTCCGGGCCTGAGCACCGGCTGCTCTCCGATGACTCCCGGGCCGTTGACCTCATCGACCTGGCCGTTCTGGTCCGTAATGTTCCAGTAACGCGTCATCAGGCGGATGACGTTGTCGGAGTGGTTGGAAATCACGATGCGGTAGCCCCACACATAGCGGCTGTCCGCCGGATCGGATTGCTCCTCCAGATAATAAGGCTCGACAGTCACTTCGATGTCGCGGGTGAGCGCTCGATACATGCAATTAACCTTGGCCGAATGCAGTGTCTCTATTCTATAGGAATCTAATTTCGTCAAGAATAAGCAATTCAGGTGTTTGTGATACAAAGCCGGTTAGCCGGCATGCGGCAAAGTGGGAGCGCGTTCCCCATTTTGTCGAGTGTTTCGCCGCATCGATGCTGTGAACGAAAGGCCGCGTTGCAGCGCGGCCTTTCGCAATGATGTGCCGATCAGGCGCGCACTTTTTCCAGCGCCTGGGCAAAGTCGGCGAGAAGGTCGTCGCCGTCCTCGATACCGGCCGAAAGGCGCACCGTGCCGCCGGAAATCCCGAGTTCGGCCCGAGCCTCCTCCGAGAGGTTCTTGTGCGTGGTCGTTGCCGGGTGGGTGATCAGGCTCTTCGCGTCGCCAAGGTTGTTGGAGATCTTGACGATATCGAGCGCATTCTGCAACTCGAAGGCCGCCTCCTTGCCCCCTTGAGCTCGATGCAGACGAGCGTCGAGCCGCCCTTCATCTGCCGCGCAATGATGTCGGCCTGCGGATGGTCCTTGCGGCCCGGGTAGATCACGCGCGCAATCTTGTCCTGGCCCGCCAGGAAGTCGGCGATCCGGCTCGCGTTCTCCGTCTGCTGCTTGACGCGCAGAGGCAGGGTCTCGATGCCCTTAAGGAGCGTCCAGGCATTGAACGGCGACATGGCCGGGCCGGTATGGCGGAAGTAGTCGTGAAGGTTCTCGTCGATCCAGGCCTTGTCGGACAGGATCACGCCGCCGAGGCAACGGCCCTGGCCGTCGATATGCTTGGTGGCGGAATAGACGACGATGTGGGCGCCGAGTTCGAGCGGCTTCTGAAATAGGGGGGTGGCGAACACGTTGTCGACCACGACCTTTGCGCCGACCTGGTTGGCAAGCTTCGCAACGCCGGCAATGTCGATCACTTCGAGCGTCGGATTGGTCGGGCTTTCGAGGAAGAAGACCTTGGTGTTCTTCTGGACTGCCTTCTCCCAGTTCGCGAGATCGCGACCATCAACGATGGTGCACTCGATGCCGTACTTCGGAGCAAGAGTCTCGACCACCCAGCGGCACGAGCCGAAGAGTGCGCGGGCGGCGACGATGTGGTCGCCGGCCTTCACCTGGCACAGGATCGCGGCCGCCACGGCAGCCATCCCCGACGCCGTGGCGCGGGCGTCCTCGGCGCCTTCCAGCATGCACATGCGCTTTTCGAACATGTCGTTGGTCGGGCTGCCGTAGCGCGCGTAGATGAACCCCTCGGTCTCGCCCTTGAAGCGCGCCTCGGCCGCTTCGGCCGTGTCGTAGACGAAACCCTGTGTCAGGAAAATCGCTTCCGAGGTTTCCGCATGCTGCGAACGGGTCGTCCCGCCATGAACGAGTTGGGTTGCCGGGCGCCAGGACTTGGTCATGTGATCATCGCCTTCCAATACAAAAAAACCGGCCGCAAAAGCAGGCCGGTTCAACACCCGGCCTTTTTAGCTATTTGTTTAACGTGGCTGCAAGCCGACCGGCCAAATCACCACGGGATAATGGGTCAATACTGCTTGCTTGCGCTTGCGTCAATTCCCGGCATTTGGTTTTGTCTGGCGTTCGAGTGAGGTATGGAAAATGGCACGCATTACTGGGATTCTGGCGGACCGCGCCATTCAGGCATTGTTCGACGCGGATCGTTTGAGAAGCGAGGCGGCGCTGGACTCCGATCAGATCCAGCCGGCAAGCCTCGACCTGCGCCTCGGTTCGAAGGCGTTCAGGGTTCGCGCCAGCTTCCTGCCAGGCCCGGAAGCCTCGTCTCGGACAAGCTTGACCGTCTCCAGCTGCATGTCATCGACCTTTCCGAGGGCGCGGTGCTCGAGACCGGCTGCGTCTACATTGTGCCGCTGATGGAAAGCCTCGACCTTCCGGAAGAACTGGCGGCCTCGGCAAATCCGAAGAGCTCGACGGGGCGTCTGGACATTTTCACCCGCGTCATCACCGATCGGGCGCAGGAGTTCGACAAGATTCCGGCCGGCTATAAGGGGCCGCTGTATCTCGAGATCTCGCCGCGAACCTTCCCGATCGTCGTGCGCCGCGGATCGCGGCTGTCGCAGATCCGTTTCCGTAAGGGCAATGCGCTCCTGGGCGACGCCGAGCTGCTCGCCCTTCACGGGAGCGACGTGCTCGTCGCCAGCGAGACGCCGAACGTTTCGGGTGGCGGCATCGCGCTGTCGATCGACCTCAAGGGGACCGGGGCGGACGGCCTTGTCGGCTATCGCGGCAAGCACCACACCTCCGTCGTCGACGTGGATCGCAAGAACCAGCACGATATCTTCGATTTCTGGGAGCCGCTGTTCAGTCGCGGCCGCAACGAGCTCATTCTTGACCCGGATGAGTTCTACATCCTGGTCTCTCGCGAGGCTGTCCACGTTCCGCCGCTCTACGCCGCCGAGATGACGCCGTTCGATCCGCTGGTCGGTGAGTTCCGTGTCCACTATGCCGGCTTCTTCGATCCGGGTTTCGGCCACGCCCCGGCCGGCGGTTCCGGAAGCCGTGCGGTGCTGGAAGTTCGCAGCCACGAAGTGCCCTTCATTCTCGAACACGGCCAGATCGTGGGTCGCCTCGTCTACGAACACATGCTGGATGCCCCGGAAGGCCTCTACGGCAGCGGCCTCGGCTCGAACTATCAGGCACAAGGCCTGAAGCTTTCCAAGCATTTTCGCGCAGGGTGAGCGCGCGCGGAGCACCCCGGCCACGTGTCTGGCAGGATGAAGTAGACTGAACTCAGTCGCTTGCGTTGCCCGTCACATGATGTGGCGCGTTCGGTTGATCCGGAGGGGAATTCGGCGCGGTACGAAACTAACCGTCGCTCCTTTCAACTTGCACTCTCGTCTTTGTTGCGGGTTTAGCCTTGCCGGTGTCCGCCTAGAGCTCAAATGAGCTTGCCTCCGTAGCGGTTGCCCGTGGCCGCTTGTAAGGCCCTGAAGGATGAATGCTTCCACGAAGAGATTGTAGGCAAAACGCTCTGCGAGATAGATGAGATGTATTCATCCCGGGACGCTCAGATCTGGGAAGCCATCAAGTGAAAAATGGCTTCAAGTCCAATCACCCCCACGAAAATGATGGGCAAGTCGATGGAAAGCGAAGCGAACGCAGCCATAGGCTTGGAGATTTTCAGCGACCTCACCAACTTGGGTGATGTCGCGCTTTAGGAGCCGCGCTAGTTCTGATCTGCCGACGCTTGATTTAAGTCGGCCTGTGCGCCGAATAGACGTTTGTTCGGCACAGGAAAAGAAATTTTCAGTAAGAATAGGGGCGTTCGATGACCATCGAAATAACTGGTGCCAAAACAACGACCTATATTTTGAGGGACGCGAACTATCAAACGATAAACTTCGTTTCTGCAGCCAGTATTATCGTCTCGCGCGGAGCGGGCATATCGGCAAGCGGCGTCAACAATTCGATTTTCAATCTGAGCGGAAGCATAACGATCAATGATACCTACGCGAGATCGTATGGCGTCACCGCGTCAGGAGACGGGAATACGTTCAACATCGCGATTTCATTCCAATTTTCGGAAGACAATCCTTACGTGGAAACGGGAGCGATGTTCATTCAAGGAAAGAACAACACAATAAACAATCGCTCCACACTGGATTATAGAGAAGACATCCGCGTGAGCGGACCCGGAAGCCAAGTAAATAACTACGGCATGCTTTCTAGACTGGAAATTTCCACTGAGATGAGCGTGTACAACGAAGGGCAGATGGGCGTTGTCGTGGTGCGAGATGAGTTTTTTCGAACCAATAACGCGACGACTGTCGTAAATGCCGGGGAGTGGGGCGGCCTTAATAATTCTGGATCGTTGCAAGTATTAAATGCTTTCGAAGGCAGCGCATTTTCGGAAACCATTGTAAATCTATCTTCCATTTCGGCGGACGTTCTACTTGGTGGCGGCAATGATACCTTCAACAACGATGGCGGTTATATGGGGGCGACCGTCTTCGGAGGGGCGGGGGATGACACCTTCATCTTTGACCGGGGCGAAGTGCGCGGACTAGCTGGCTATTTGCCAGGAAACTTTAGCATCGTTGAGAAGGCTGGTGAGGGAACCGACAGTCTAATAGTTACAGCGGAGTTTCTCGAAAGCGCGGTCACAGACATCCAGCTAGTCGACAATGTCGAAAACGTCGTCCTTCAGGGCGCGGCCCCAGGGCGAACCGTTAGAGGTAACCTGCTCGATAACATCATGACCGGTAACGCCGGTAACAACGTCTTTGAAGGCGGCGCGGGAAACGACACCCTGACCGGTGGAGGCGGCGCAGATAATCTCGATGGTGGCGCCGGAACGGACACGGCTGTTTTCTCGGGTGTCAAAGCCAACTATAGTTACGTGAAGAGCCCCGATGGTACCTGGACCGTCACCGACAAGCGCAGTGGCGCAAGCGATGGTGTCGATGTACTCACTTCTGTCGAGAAGCTGCAATTCGGCGATGCCGTAGTCGATCTTACGAGTTCGAACACGCGACCCGTAATATCCTCGAACGGCGGCGGCTCGACTGCGGCCGTCAAGATCGCCGAGACAAGGACCGCAGTAAGCATCGTGAAGGCGACGGATGCCGAACAGACGGCCATCATCTATTCGCTTTCTGGTGGCGCCGATGCGGCGCTCTTCGCGATCAACTCGACGACAGGTGCCCTTGCATTTAAGGCCGCTCCCGATTTTGAAGCTGCAAAGGACGTAGGGAAGAACAACGTTTACGACGTGATCGTCAGAGCAAGCGACGGCGAACTCTACGATACCCAAACGCTGAAGATCAGTGTTACCAATGTTGCCGGCCTCACGATCAACGGAACGTCAGGCGCCGATACCTTGAGCGGAGGCGGAGAGGAAGATGTGATCAGCGGCAAGGCAGGCGCAGACACGCTGAACGGCGGTGTCGGAAACGATGTTCTCGCTGGAGGGGACGGGAAGGATACCCTGAAAGGCGGCCAAGGAAATGACATTCTATATGGTGGTCTTCATTCCGATTTGTTCACCGGCGGCAGCGGGAATGATGTCTTTGTCTTTAACACGAAGATCGGGTCGGCGAACGTCGACAGGATAAGTGACTTCTCGGTCGCGAATGACACGATCTGGC contains:
- the apaG gene encoding Co2+/Mg2+ efflux protein ApaG — its product is MYRALTRDIEVTVEPYYLEEQSDPADSRYVWGYRIVISNHSDNVIRLMTRYWNITDQNGQVDEVNGPGVIGEQPVLRPGDTYEYSSGCPLDTPSGVMFGHYEMETDGGETFNVAIPAFSLDTPGQIRVLN
- a CDS encoding calcium-binding protein, which translates into the protein MTIEITGAKTTTYILRDANYQTINFVSAASIIVSRGAGISASGVNNSIFNLSGSITINDTYARSYGVTASGDGNTFNIAISFQFSEDNPYVETGAMFIQGKNNTINNRSTLDYREDIRVSGPGSQVNNYGMLSRLEISTEMSVYNEGQMGVVVVRDEFFRTNNATTVVNAGEWGGLNNSGSLQVLNAFEGSAFSETIVNLSSISADVLLGGGNDTFNNDGGYMGATVFGGAGDDTFIFDRGEVRGLAGYLPGNFSIVEKAGEGTDSLIVTAEFLESAVTDIQLVDNVENVVLQGAAPGRTVRGNLLDNIMTGNAGNNVFEGGAGNDTLTGGGGADNLDGGAGTDTAVFSGVKANYSYVKSPDGTWTVTDKRSGASDGVDVLTSVEKLQFGDAVVDLTSSNTRPVISSNGGGSTAAVKIAETRTAVSIVKATDAEQTAIIYSLSGGADAALFAINSTTGALAFKAAPDFEAAKDVGKNNVYDVIVRASDGELYDTQTLKISVTNVAGLTINGTSGADTLSGGGEEDVISGKAGADTLNGGVGNDVLAGGDGKDTLKGGQGNDILYGGLHSDLFTGGSGNDVFVFNTKIGSANVDRISDFSVANDTIWLDDDVFTRIGKVGDLASSAFWIGKKAHDASDRIIYDKSSGKLWYDADGTGSAAAKQVALIGKNLALTANDFDIIA
- a CDS encoding Hsp33 family molecular chaperone, which gives rise to MTQPAPRLGELGFAGDDHVVPFQIEGLDVRGRAVQLGPMLDTILARHNYPAPVARLLAEAIVLTVLLGTSLKFEGKLIVQTKGDGPVDLLVADFSSPENVRAYARFDTDALDAAVKAGETEPHQLLGKGVLAFTIDQGAHMQRYQGIVPLDGHTLEEIAGVYFRQSEQIPTKVRLGVGELLDRDEQGRPRHRWRAGGMVAQFLPQAPERMRQADLPGGDGEEVGHKIDDDDNWAEAKTMVETIDPDELTDPTVGTERLLFRLFHERGVRVYPPQQVFDRCSCSREKLKGVLAGLSRDEIEHSAVDGEIAVTCEFCSTTYRFEAAEVLPQ